In Phaeobacter piscinae, one genomic interval encodes:
- the lnt gene encoding apolipoprotein N-acyltransferase, translating into MTTTVWSATSLRPAFLPATTAVAAGGLLAFALAPFHALWLVPLCLGVAGYQLLQASSPRQGALFGWLLGTAYFSVGMVWIYEPFQIDADRYAWMAPFAVLGLAGGLALFWALAFGVAVRFGQGAARLLLLIAVLSLAEFARAYVLTGLPWAAFGQFWIDTPAAQLLPWIGSHGLSLLTLGATVPLGLIRHRPVAALLPVIAVGAIVVFLPKPPVAALTEHTLRLVQPNAPQDQKWHPDLRWSFVERQLEYSRAPAADGSKVDLILWPETAIPLMLNYAEDVLDEVVSAAGDTPVMLGIQRRTDGRYHNSAIVLEGSNVPAQIYDKAHLVPFGEYIPAGNLMARFGVHGFASQAGAGYAAGPGPRLLDLPVGKALPLICYEAVFPQDVNAAPGRADLLIQITNDAWFGTYSGPYQHLVQARMRAIEQGLPMARVANTGISAMIDPYGRILDALPLGVAGYLDVVLPAPLPRTLYAQTGDLPVFLFCIVLGGLALRRSTTLARGS; encoded by the coding sequence ATGACCACTACGGTCTGGTCGGCGACCAGCCTTCGGCCCGCGTTCCTACCTGCTACTACCGCTGTCGCAGCGGGCGGGTTGCTGGCGTTTGCATTGGCGCCATTTCACGCGCTTTGGTTGGTGCCGCTATGCCTTGGTGTGGCTGGATATCAGCTGCTTCAGGCGTCTTCGCCCCGCCAAGGCGCGCTGTTTGGCTGGTTGCTGGGAACGGCCTACTTTTCCGTCGGCATGGTCTGGATCTACGAGCCATTTCAGATTGATGCAGACCGCTATGCCTGGATGGCACCTTTTGCAGTTCTGGGCCTTGCGGGCGGGTTGGCGCTGTTTTGGGCACTGGCATTTGGTGTTGCGGTGCGGTTTGGGCAAGGGGCAGCTAGGCTGTTGTTGCTCATCGCTGTGCTGTCGCTGGCGGAGTTCGCGCGGGCCTATGTCCTGACCGGCCTGCCTTGGGCCGCTTTCGGGCAGTTCTGGATCGATACCCCAGCTGCGCAGTTGCTGCCTTGGATCGGATCACATGGCCTGAGTCTCCTGACCTTGGGTGCCACCGTGCCACTTGGCTTGATCCGCCACCGCCCGGTGGCTGCGCTGCTGCCGGTCATTGCAGTGGGTGCCATCGTGGTGTTTCTGCCCAAACCACCCGTCGCCGCACTGACCGAGCACACGCTGCGCCTTGTGCAGCCCAACGCGCCTCAGGATCAGAAATGGCACCCGGACCTGCGCTGGTCGTTTGTCGAACGGCAGTTGGAGTACTCGCGTGCGCCTGCTGCTGATGGATCGAAGGTGGATCTCATCCTCTGGCCGGAAACGGCGATTCCCCTGATGTTGAACTACGCCGAAGATGTCTTGGATGAGGTTGTGTCTGCCGCAGGGGATACGCCGGTGATGTTGGGCATCCAGCGCAGAACAGATGGGCGATATCACAACTCAGCGATTGTACTGGAGGGCAGCAATGTTCCTGCCCAGATCTATGACAAGGCGCATCTGGTCCCGTTTGGGGAGTATATACCGGCGGGCAATCTGATGGCGCGTTTTGGCGTGCATGGTTTTGCGTCGCAGGCCGGGGCGGGCTATGCGGCGGGGCCGGGACCTCGGCTTTTGGATCTGCCTGTGGGAAAGGCATTGCCGTTGATTTGCTATGAGGCCGTGTTTCCGCAGGATGTGAATGCCGCACCGGGGCGGGCAGACCTGCTGATCCAGATCACCAATGATGCGTGGTTCGGGACCTATTCTGGCCCCTATCAGCATCTGGTTCAGGCGCGGATGCGCGCGATTGAGCAGGGCTTGCCCATGGCGCGCGTTGCGAATACCGGGATCTCGGCCATGATTGATCCCTATGGCCGGATTTTGGACGCCCTGCCTCTGGGCGTTGCGGGCTATCTGGATGTGGTGCTGCCTGCACCGCTGCCACGAACGCTTTACGCACAGACCGGAGATCTGCCGGTGTTTCTTTTCTGCATCGTCCTTGGCGGGCTGGCGCTGCGACGCAGCACCACACTTGCACGCGGGTCATAG
- the metK gene encoding methionine adenosyltransferase encodes MTRTNYTFTSESVSEGHPDKVCDRISDAVLDAFLSEEPEARVAAETFATTNRVVIGGEVGLSDQDKLHDYMGRIDEIARACIKDIGYEQDKFHHETVEITNLLHEQSAHIAQGVDAAADKEEGAGDQGIMFGFATNETPALMPAPIQYSHAILRRLAEVRKNGTEPTLGPDAKSQLSVVYENGKPVRVSSLVLSTQHLDETLTSNDIRAIVEPYFHETLPEGWLTDETVWHVNPTGKFVIGGPDGDAGLTGRKIIVDTYGGAAPHGGGAFSGKDPTKVDRSAAYAARYLAKNVVAAGLADKCTIQLSYAIGVAKPLSIYADTHGTGDVDAARIEAAIDRIMDLTPRGIRHHLGLNKPIYERTAAYGHFGREPDADGGFSWERTDLVEALTKAI; translated from the coding sequence ATGACCCGCACGAATTATACTTTCACCTCGGAATCGGTTTCCGAGGGACACCCGGATAAGGTCTGTGACCGTATTTCGGACGCCGTTCTGGACGCCTTTCTGAGCGAAGAGCCTGAGGCCCGCGTCGCGGCCGAAACCTTTGCGACCACGAACCGCGTGGTCATTGGGGGGGAAGTGGGTTTGTCGGATCAGGACAAACTGCACGATTACATGGGCCGCATCGATGAGATCGCCCGCGCCTGCATCAAGGACATCGGCTACGAGCAGGATAAGTTCCATCATGAGACGGTGGAGATCACCAACCTGCTGCACGAGCAATCCGCCCATATCGCCCAAGGCGTCGATGCCGCTGCCGACAAGGAAGAGGGCGCAGGTGATCAGGGTATCATGTTCGGTTTCGCGACCAATGAAACACCCGCACTGATGCCTGCACCGATTCAGTATAGCCATGCAATCCTGCGGCGCCTCGCTGAGGTGCGCAAGAACGGCACCGAGCCGACGCTGGGCCCGGATGCGAAATCGCAGCTTTCGGTGGTCTATGAGAATGGCAAACCGGTGCGTGTCAGCTCGCTGGTGCTGTCGACCCAGCATCTGGACGAGACGCTGACCTCCAACGACATCCGCGCCATCGTAGAACCTTATTTCCACGAGACCCTGCCTGAAGGCTGGTTGACCGATGAGACCGTCTGGCACGTCAATCCAACCGGTAAATTCGTTATTGGTGGTCCGGACGGGGATGCGGGTCTGACCGGGCGCAAGATCATCGTCGACACCTACGGCGGTGCAGCCCCTCATGGTGGCGGAGCATTCTCCGGCAAGGATCCGACCAAGGTTGACCGCTCAGCGGCTTATGCGGCGCGCTATCTTGCCAAGAATGTTGTGGCGGCGGGGCTTGCAGATAAATGCACGATTCAGCTGTCATATGCGATTGGCGTTGCCAAACCGCTGTCGATCTACGCCGATACCCATGGTACGGGCGATGTGGATGCGGCCAGGATTGAGGCGGCGATTGATCGGATTATGGATCTGACGCCGCGCGGTATTCGCCATCACCTTGGGCTGAACAAGCCAATCTATGAACGCACCGCGGCCTATGGTCATTTTGGTCGCGAGCCGGATGCTGATGGCGGTTTCAGCTGGGAGCGGACTGATCTGGTTGAGGCGCTGACAAAAGCGATCTGA
- a CDS encoding ATP-dependent Clp protease proteolytic subunit, which translates to MGSRCWFILHLRACRRLALWGLACVLAVSLIPHVAQARQTLPPKFKIDGTTLIYDTDNLVAQEVDGTQHAETGEISDDDIEPFRDILDANPAITRLQLNSGGGSVYAGESIADIVQDHALDTWVVGECISACVDIFLAGNRRQMTLGSKIGFHQRDWAPKAVQSYYRLWRKDENWATPFEFGTWIYRDTQSEVFRHLKYMMQRGVDPAFAIETLKTNPEDVWYPTRLRLMAAGVLRETP; encoded by the coding sequence ATGGGGTCTCGCTGCTGGTTCATCCTGCACCTGCGCGCGTGTCGGCGGCTTGCGCTGTGGGGATTGGCCTGTGTGCTGGCAGTCTCGTTGATACCGCATGTGGCGCAGGCTCGGCAAACGCTTCCACCCAAGTTCAAAATTGATGGGACAACGCTGATCTACGATACAGACAATCTGGTTGCGCAGGAGGTTGATGGCACGCAGCACGCAGAAACCGGTGAAATCAGCGATGATGATATCGAACCCTTTCGCGATATTCTGGATGCCAACCCCGCCATAACGCGGCTCCAGCTGAACAGTGGGGGAGGCAGTGTCTACGCGGGTGAGTCGATCGCTGATATTGTTCAGGATCACGCGCTGGATACCTGGGTGGTCGGAGAATGCATCAGCGCCTGTGTTGATATCTTCTTGGCCGGCAATCGACGTCAGATGACCCTCGGGTCGAAGATTGGCTTTCATCAGCGCGACTGGGCACCGAAAGCGGTGCAGAGCTATTATCGCCTGTGGCGCAAGGATGAAAACTGGGCCACACCGTTTGAATTCGGGACCTGGATTTACCGTGATACGCAGTCAGAGGTTTTTCGCCATCTAAAGTATATGATGCAGCGCGGTGTGGATCCGGCCTTTGCGATTGAGACGCTGAAAACCAACCCCGAGGATGTCTGGTACCCGACCCGGCTGCGTCTGATGGCGGCGGGGGTGCTGCGCGAGACCCCCTAG
- the trmB gene encoding tRNA (guanine(46)-N(7))-methyltransferase TrmB: MSDDTKHNQAPSGDSRPNAVDKHQSGAPWRNFYGRLKGKQLKDSQQRYIDEDLASLSPGAVGWDVNPDRTPLDLQNMFGGRDVWLEVGFGGGEHLVHQAKSNPDVGIIGAEPYINGVAMLLGKIRRAGADNIKVHPGDARDLMDVLPEQSISRAFLLYPDPWPKARHHRRRFVTQEHLAPLAKCLKPGAIFRVATDIPDYVRQTMEEVPQAGFEWLAEGPDDWRVAWDDWISTRYEQKALREGRTPHYMTFRRL; encoded by the coding sequence ATGTCTGATGACACCAAACACAACCAGGCGCCCTCCGGCGATAGTCGGCCCAACGCGGTTGATAAACATCAGAGTGGTGCGCCTTGGCGTAACTTCTACGGGCGCCTGAAGGGCAAACAGCTCAAAGACAGCCAGCAGCGCTATATTGACGAGGATCTGGCCTCGCTCAGCCCCGGCGCGGTGGGTTGGGATGTGAACCCGGATCGTACACCCTTGGATCTGCAGAACATGTTCGGCGGGCGCGACGTCTGGCTGGAAGTTGGCTTTGGCGGTGGTGAGCATCTGGTGCATCAGGCCAAATCGAACCCGGATGTCGGCATCATCGGTGCGGAACCCTATATCAACGGCGTCGCAATGCTGCTGGGCAAAATCCGCCGTGCAGGGGCGGATAATATCAAGGTCCATCCCGGCGATGCCCGTGACCTGATGGATGTCTTGCCGGAGCAGTCGATTTCGCGTGCGTTTCTACTCTACCCTGATCCTTGGCCAAAGGCGCGCCACCATCGGCGCCGTTTTGTCACGCAGGAACATCTGGCACCCCTCGCAAAATGCCTGAAACCGGGCGCGATCTTTCGGGTGGCTACGGATATTCCCGACTACGTTCGCCAGACCATGGAAGAGGTGCCGCAGGCCGGGTTCGAGTGGCTGGCAGAGGGACCGGATGACTGGCGCGTGGCTTGGGATGACTGGATCTCGACCCGCTATGAGCAAAAGGCCCTGCGCGAAGGCCGTACGCCTCATTATATGACATTCCGTCGCCTCTGA
- the aroA gene encoding 3-phosphoshikimate 1-carboxyvinyltransferase: MSGHGTPIPMTSHRADPLTGIAEVPGDKSISHRSLILGALAVGETKISGLLEGEDVLDTAKAMQAMGAEVINHGGGNWSVHGVGVGGLAEPDQVIDCGNSGTGVRLIMGVMATSPITVTFTGDASLNKRPMARVTDPLALFGTQSVGRSGGRLPMTIVGAAEPTPVRYAVPVPSAQVKSAVLLAGLNAPGQTVVIEKEATRDHSERMLAGFGAEITVEDTDEGRVITLTGQPELKPQVIAVPRDPSSAAFPVCAALITPGSDVLVPGIGLNPTRAGLFYTLRDMGADLTFENMREEGGEPVADLRARYSPDMKGIDVPPERAASMIDEYPVLSVVASFATGKTMMTGVKELRVKESDRIDAMARGLRANGVMVEEGEDWWAVTGLGPEGVPGGGTCESFLDHRIAMSFMVMGMGAQKSVTVDDGTPIATSFPIFTRLMTTLGARLETTA, from the coding sequence ATGTCCGGACACGGTACGCCCATCCCGATGACCTCGCACCGCGCGGATCCGCTGACCGGCATTGCCGAGGTTCCGGGCGACAAATCAATCTCGCACCGCTCGCTGATCCTGGGCGCGCTGGCCGTGGGGGAGACCAAGATTTCGGGCCTGCTTGAGGGCGAAGACGTCTTGGATACGGCCAAGGCGATGCAGGCCATGGGGGCGGAGGTCATCAATCACGGTGGCGGCAATTGGTCTGTGCATGGTGTGGGCGTTGGTGGGCTGGCGGAACCGGACCAGGTGATCGACTGCGGCAACTCCGGCACTGGTGTGCGCCTGATCATGGGGGTTATGGCGACCTCTCCTATCACGGTTACCTTCACAGGGGATGCCAGCCTCAACAAACGACCAATGGCGCGGGTAACCGATCCGCTCGCCCTGTTTGGGACCCAGTCTGTTGGTCGTTCCGGTGGGCGTCTGCCTATGACAATTGTTGGTGCTGCTGAGCCGACACCGGTGCGCTATGCGGTTCCCGTGCCCTCCGCGCAGGTGAAATCCGCGGTCCTTCTGGCCGGTTTGAATGCTCCGGGGCAGACAGTTGTGATCGAAAAAGAGGCAACCCGCGATCACTCTGAGCGGATGCTGGCAGGGTTTGGCGCCGAGATCACTGTCGAGGATACGGATGAAGGCCGGGTCATCACACTGACCGGGCAGCCTGAGCTGAAACCGCAGGTCATCGCGGTGCCGCGTGACCCCTCGAGCGCTGCCTTTCCGGTCTGTGCAGCACTGATTACGCCGGGGTCTGATGTGCTGGTACCCGGGATTGGTCTCAACCCGACGCGGGCAGGGTTGTTCTATACCCTGCGGGATATGGGCGCGGATCTGACCTTTGAAAATATGCGCGAAGAGGGCGGTGAGCCGGTCGCGGATCTGCGCGCGCGCTACTCGCCCGATATGAAGGGGATTGACGTCCCACCGGAGCGCGCGGCCTCGATGATTGATGAATATCCGGTGCTTTCGGTGGTCGCGTCCTTTGCGACGGGCAAGACCATGATGACCGGCGTGAAGGAGCTGCGGGTAAAGGAAAGTGACCGGATCGACGCGATGGCGCGGGGGTTGCGCGCAAATGGCGTGATGGTTGAAGAGGGGGAGGATTGGTGGGCCGTTACCGGTCTGGGCCCGGAAGGTGTCCCCGGCGGAGGCACCTGCGAGAGCTTCCTTGACCACCGGATCGCGATGTCTTTCATGGTGATGGGTATGGGAGCCCAGAAATCCGTGACTGTCGATGATGGCACGCCCATTGCTACGTCGTTCCCGATCTTCACCCGGCTGATGACCACGCTGGGGGCGCGGCTAGAGACAACGGCATGA
- the cmk gene encoding (d)CMP kinase has product MSFTVAVDGPAAAGKGTISRAVAAHFGFGHLDTGLLYRAVGARMLAGDKPIEAALALLPDDLERPELRTAQVAQAASKVAVIAEVRAALVDFQRAFARRAGGAVLDGRDIGTVICPRAQAKLFVTASAEVRAQRRLQELMAAGNPTSYAEVLEDVKARDARDTNRSESPLKPASDAVLIDTSALTIDEAVAMAIAAIDARR; this is encoded by the coding sequence ATGAGTTTTACCGTTGCAGTTGATGGCCCGGCTGCCGCTGGCAAGGGCACGATTTCTCGGGCGGTTGCGGCCCATTTCGGATTTGGCCATCTGGATACGGGCCTGCTCTACCGCGCGGTTGGCGCGCGGATGCTTGCCGGGGATAAGCCGATAGAGGCCGCCCTTGCGCTGCTGCCGGATGATCTTGAACGGCCAGAACTGCGCACAGCGCAGGTGGCACAGGCCGCATCCAAAGTGGCGGTGATTGCTGAGGTGCGCGCGGCGCTAGTTGATTTTCAGCGGGCTTTTGCCCGCCGGGCAGGCGGGGCGGTGTTGGACGGGCGGGACATCGGCACGGTGATCTGCCCGCGCGCGCAGGCCAAGCTTTTCGTGACAGCCAGCGCCGAAGTCCGTGCGCAGCGCCGCTTGCAGGAGTTGATGGCAGCGGGCAATCCCACCAGCTATGCCGAAGTTCTGGAAGATGTTAAGGCGCGGGACGCACGCGATACCAACCGCTCGGAATCGCCGTTGAAACCTGCCAGCGATGCAGTGCTGATTGATACCAGTGCTCTCACGATTGATGAGGCCGTGGCGATGGCCATAGCGGCGATTGATGCGCGGCGCTAG
- the rpsA gene encoding 30S ribosomal protein S1 → MAQDTSMEEFEALLNESFEMDTPEEGSVVKGKVIAIEAGQAIIDVGYKMEGRVELKEFANPGEAPEISVGDEVEVYLRAAENARGEAVISREMARREEAWDRLEKAYADDQRVEGAIFGRVKGGFTVDLGGAVAFLPGSQVDVRPVRDAGPLMGLKQPFQILKMDRRRGNIVVSRRAILEESRAEQRAEVIGNLSEGQAVDGVVKNITEYGAFVDLGGVDGLLHVTDMAWRRVNHPSEILSIGETVKVQVIKINKETHRISLGMKQLQEDPWDLVGAKYPLSSVHKGRVTNITDYGAFVELEPGVEGLVHVSEMSWTKKNVHPGKIVSTSQEVDVMVLEIDGAKRRVSLGLKQTMRNPWEVFAETHPEGTQVEGEVKNITEFGLFIGLDGDIDGMVHLSDLSWDERGEDAIQNYRKGDMVSAVVSEVDVEKERISLSIKALGGDKFAEAVGGVKRGSIVTVNVTAIEEGGIEVEYEGMKSFIRRSDLSRDRAEQRPERFSVGDKVDVRVTNVDGKTRRLGLSIKAREIAEEKEAVEQYGSSDSGASLGDILGAALKTGD, encoded by the coding sequence ATGGCTCAAGACACATCGATGGAGGAATTCGAAGCCCTCCTGAACGAAAGCTTCGAAATGGACACCCCCGAAGAGGGTTCCGTTGTTAAAGGCAAGGTCATCGCGATCGAAGCGGGCCAGGCCATCATCGACGTCGGCTACAAAATGGAAGGCCGCGTTGAGCTTAAAGAATTCGCAAACCCTGGCGAAGCTCCCGAAATCTCTGTTGGCGACGAAGTAGAAGTCTACCTGCGCGCTGCTGAGAACGCCCGTGGCGAAGCTGTTATCTCCCGTGAGATGGCGCGCCGCGAAGAAGCATGGGATCGCCTGGAAAAAGCATACGCAGACGACCAGCGCGTCGAAGGTGCTATCTTCGGTCGCGTCAAAGGCGGCTTCACTGTCGACCTGGGCGGCGCTGTTGCATTCCTGCCCGGTTCGCAGGTTGACGTTCGCCCCGTGCGCGACGCTGGCCCGCTGATGGGTCTGAAGCAGCCGTTCCAGATCCTGAAGATGGACCGTCGTCGTGGCAACATCGTTGTGTCCCGTCGTGCAATCCTCGAAGAGTCCCGCGCCGAACAGCGTGCCGAAGTCATTGGCAACCTGTCCGAAGGTCAGGCAGTGGATGGTGTGGTCAAGAACATCACCGAATACGGTGCGTTTGTTGACCTGGGCGGCGTTGACGGCCTGCTGCACGTCACCGACATGGCATGGCGCCGTGTGAACCACCCCTCCGAGATCCTGTCGATCGGCGAAACCGTCAAGGTTCAGGTCATCAAGATCAACAAAGAGACTCACCGTATCTCCCTCGGCATGAAGCAGCTGCAGGAAGATCCGTGGGATCTGGTTGGCGCCAAATACCCGCTGTCCTCCGTGCACAAGGGTCGCGTCACCAACATCACCGATTACGGTGCATTTGTTGAGCTGGAGCCGGGCGTCGAAGGTCTGGTTCACGTCTCCGAGATGTCCTGGACCAAGAAGAACGTCCACCCGGGCAAAATCGTCTCCACTTCCCAGGAAGTCGACGTCATGGTTCTGGAAATCGACGGTGCCAAGCGCCGCGTGTCCTTGGGCCTCAAGCAGACCATGCGCAACCCGTGGGAAGTGTTTGCAGAAACACATCCCGAGGGCACTCAGGTCGAAGGCGAAGTCAAGAACATCACCGAATTCGGTCTGTTCATCGGCCTCGACGGCGACATCGACGGCATGGTTCACCTCTCCGACCTTTCCTGGGACGAGCGCGGCGAAGACGCGATTCAGAACTACCGCAAAGGCGACATGGTTTCGGCCGTTGTCTCCGAAGTGGACGTCGAGAAAGAGCGTATCTCCCTGTCGATCAAAGCCCTGGGCGGCGACAAGTTCGCTGAAGCCGTTGGCGGCGTGAAGCGCGGGTCCATCGTGACCGTGAACGTCACCGCCATCGAAGAAGGCGGCATCGAAGTGGAATACGAAGGCATGAAGTCCTTCATCCGCCGCTCCGATCTCTCCCGTGACCGTGCCGAACAGCGCCCTGAGCGTTTCTCGGTTGGTGACAAGGTTGACGTGCGCGTGACCAACGTGGACGGCAAGACCCGCCGTCTGGGTCTGTCGATCAAAGCACGCGAAATCGCGGAAGAAAAAGAAGCCGTCGAACAGTATGGCTCCTCCGATTCCGGTGCGTCCTTGGGCGACATTCTGGGCGCAGCGCTGAAAACAGGCGACTGA
- the ihfB gene encoding integration host factor subunit beta — MIRSELIQKIADENPHLYQRDVERIVNTVFEEVTDAMARGDRVELRGFGAFSVKQRDARVGRNPRTGETVHVEEKHVPFFKTGKLLRDRLNGKA; from the coding sequence ATGATCCGCTCGGAATTGATCCAGAAGATTGCAGACGAAAACCCGCACCTGTATCAGCGTGATGTGGAGCGGATCGTGAATACGGTGTTCGAAGAGGTGACCGACGCAATGGCGCGCGGCGACCGTGTGGAGCTGCGGGGCTTTGGTGCCTTCTCAGTGAAACAGCGGGATGCGCGGGTTGGTCGCAATCCCCGCACGGGTGAAACGGTCCATGTTGAAGAAAAACACGTGCCGTTCTTCAAGACAGGTAAACTCTTGAGGGACCGCCTGAACGGAAAAGCCTGA
- a CDS encoding lipopolysaccharide assembly protein LapA domain-containing protein: MRYIRYAYLGVIAIALISVSLANRGLVELKLMPTAFAEFLGYNFRIELPLFVVVLGGIAVGLIIGFIIEWLREHKHRREADLKAREAKKLSREVNRLKKQKHEGKDEVLAILDEAS, from the coding sequence ATGCGCTATATTCGCTACGCCTATCTTGGGGTGATTGCCATCGCCCTTATTTCTGTCTCATTGGCAAATCGGGGTCTGGTTGAGCTCAAGCTGATGCCGACTGCCTTTGCCGAGTTTTTGGGCTATAATTTCCGCATTGAACTGCCCCTGTTTGTGGTTGTTTTGGGTGGCATCGCTGTTGGCCTGATCATTGGCTTCATCATTGAATGGCTGCGTGAACACAAACACCGTCGTGAGGCAGATCTGAAGGCCCGCGAAGCGAAGAAGTTGTCGCGTGAGGTCAATCGTCTGAAAAAGCAGAAGCACGAGGGCAAAGACGAAGTCCTTGCTATACTCGACGAAGCAAGCTGA
- a CDS encoding phosphoribosylanthranilate isomerase, whose amino-acid sequence MMDIRVKICGLKTPQDIVAAADAGAAYIGFNFFAKSPRSVTVEEATALAVEAPVGLCKVALVVNPDDAMLDEITTAVPLDMIQLHGQETPERVAEVKARYGLPVMKVLGVSTLEDIQRIETYEAVADQILVDAKAPKGAVLPGGNGVTFDWGLLARKKYWRTPWMLAGGLTPENVAEAIRVTGARQVDVASGAESAPGVKDPDRIRAFCAAAGAPRR is encoded by the coding sequence ATGATGGACATTCGGGTTAAGATTTGCGGGCTGAAAACGCCGCAGGACATCGTCGCCGCGGCTGATGCTGGCGCGGCCTATATCGGCTTCAATTTCTTTGCAAAATCCCCTCGCTCAGTGACCGTAGAGGAAGCCACGGCACTCGCCGTAGAGGCGCCGGTCGGCTTGTGCAAGGTGGCGTTGGTGGTCAATCCGGATGACGCCATGCTGGATGAAATCACCACCGCAGTTCCATTGGATATGATCCAGTTGCACGGGCAGGAGACGCCGGAGCGCGTGGCCGAGGTGAAGGCGCGCTATGGTCTGCCTGTGATGAAGGTGCTGGGGGTGTCCACTCTCGAGGATATTCAAAGGATCGAGACCTATGAGGCCGTTGCCGATCAGATTCTGGTGGACGCCAAGGCGCCGAAGGGCGCTGTCTTGCCGGGCGGAAATGGCGTTACCTTTGATTGGGGGCTTCTGGCACGCAAGAAATACTGGCGCACCCCTTGGATGCTGGCCGGTGGGCTGACGCCCGAGAATGTCGCGGAGGCGATCCGCGTCACGGGGGCACGTCAGGTCGATGTCGCCTCCGGTGCCGAAAGTGCGCCGGGTGTAAAGGATCCTGACCGCATTCGCGCGTTCTGTGCAGCCGCTGGCGCGCCGCGCCGCTGA
- the trpB gene encoding tryptophan synthase subunit beta, with protein MAEDLFNSFMNGPDEQGRFGIFGGRFVSETLMPLILSLEEEYDRAKDDPSFWAEMDDLWKNYVGRPSPLYFAERLTEHLGGAKIYLKRDELNHTGAHKINNVLGQILLARRMGKDRIIAETGAGQHGVATATVCAKFGLKCVVYMGAHDVQRQAPNVFRMRLLGAEVIPVTSGRGTLKDAMNDALRDWVTNVHDTFYCIGTVAGPHPYPAMVRDFQSVIGKEVRWQLAEQEGEARLPDTVIAAIGGGSNAMGLFYPFLDDKSVNIIGVEAGGKGVDEKMQHCASLTGGRPGVLHGNRTYLLQDDDGQILEGFSISAGLDYPGIGPEHAWLNDIGRADYVSITDKEALEAFQLSCAMEGIIPALEPSHALAHVMKIAPDLPKDHIIVMNMCGRGDKDIFTVARHLGFDMSDTEGRDSD; from the coding sequence ATGGCCGAAGATCTATTCAACAGCTTCATGAACGGTCCCGACGAACAGGGGCGGTTTGGTATTTTTGGTGGGCGGTTCGTCAGCGAGACTTTGATGCCGCTGATCCTCAGCCTGGAAGAGGAATATGATCGCGCCAAGGACGACCCTAGTTTCTGGGCGGAGATGGATGATCTCTGGAAAAACTATGTCGGTCGCCCCAGCCCGCTCTATTTCGCCGAGCGGTTGACCGAGCATCTGGGCGGCGCGAAGATCTATTTGAAACGGGATGAGCTGAACCATACTGGCGCGCATAAGATCAACAACGTGCTTGGGCAGATCCTTCTGGCCCGCCGCATGGGCAAGGATCGGATCATTGCGGAAACCGGCGCTGGCCAGCATGGCGTGGCGACAGCTACGGTTTGCGCCAAGTTCGGCCTGAAATGCGTGGTCTATATGGGCGCGCATGATGTGCAGCGTCAGGCGCCCAATGTGTTCCGCATGCGCCTCCTGGGGGCCGAAGTCATTCCGGTGACCTCTGGCCGTGGTACGCTGAAGGATGCCATGAATGATGCTCTGCGGGATTGGGTGACCAATGTGCACGACACGTTCTATTGCATCGGCACAGTGGCCGGGCCGCATCCCTATCCGGCCATGGTGCGGGATTTCCAGTCTGTGATCGGCAAAGAGGTTCGCTGGCAGCTGGCCGAGCAGGAGGGCGAGGCGCGCCTGCCGGACACCGTAATCGCAGCGATCGGTGGCGGCTCCAATGCGATGGGTCTGTTCTATCCGTTCCTTGATGACAAATCGGTCAATATCATCGGTGTTGAGGCCGGCGGAAAAGGCGTTGATGAAAAGATGCAGCATTGTGCCTCGCTCACTGGCGGGCGTCCCGGCGTGTTGCACGGCAACCGGACCTATCTGTTGCAGGATGATGATGGCCAGATTCTGGAAGGCTTTTCCATCTCTGCCGGGCTTGATTATCCCGGCATCGGCCCGGAGCATGCCTGGTTGAACGACATCGGCCGCGCCGACTATGTGTCCATCACCGATAAGGAAGCGCTGGAGGCGTTCCAGTTGTCTTGCGCTATGGAAGGTATCATTCCGGCGCTTGAGCCGAGCCACGCGCTGGCCCATGTGATGAAGATCGCTCCCGACCTGCCCAAGGACCATATTATTGTGATGAATATGTGTGGTCGTGGCGACAAGGATATCTTTACCGTCGCGCGTCACCTGGGGTTCGATATGTCGGATACCGAAGGTCGCGACAGCGACTGA